In Rutidosis leptorrhynchoides isolate AG116_Rl617_1_P2 chromosome 2, CSIRO_AGI_Rlap_v1, whole genome shotgun sequence, one genomic interval encodes:
- the LOC139888212 gene encoding cysteine-tryptophan domain-containing zinc finger protein 7-like, translating to MEDTELEEGEARFNDNDDNIDPDIALSYIDKRLDNVLGQFHKDFEGLISRESSGPRWGDYGSFLPMYKDPPTPHSHMKAPSFNKPCLNDSNRLLVASLNPVTPSGNVRPMTALNNRNVSGDQNALSASKDLKKSENITNPCEKRSLKVRIKVGFENLAKKKVEVCSSLGLISPSSSRSNNPDDSGGPPIESPSSLLRDMTSIFVPGNRLLSPLNENLLCLTETKTQTNGSIFVDDSISVSKREATQVAKKVMPFKKRETQKELVENKLFSPEFTCKEPDGSIEQKNIKKFSLDVNGNGRVKANTGPSICKSQPDAFKPETNHFKVKVPQRQSRLMGIQSGCKNEVDVSTNKTDRFEEKVGLKTTMREPLKVKVPQSIDKLPFERNSKLTCVSKENSRCSISRALKDKKGGQKDILKVRNSYKDILDTSVEDQVIQAKPLDVPTGNGTVKENYVNINGSSADVAVPQQTELGPADPSDNWVACDRCEKWRLLPIGIEPKSLPDKWVCSMLTWLPGMNVCDISQDETAKAVYEMNLYLMLQNQNSVSVNNVHSERMNSNVNLEITPNNRLKTSKVRPEGSSSSLMETSHSSMEYRPKRKCSSVSNEQLHEKKLVSMHANGGDVQPKRLKRKTESERDMSTLSDKNVEMNGKKRKLKDGWSESQPYANTTLESGEDRLGGNEKRLKTCCNTEEVKDNKVRTMKIRLSTSSKQNLAQDKNTEKVTCLNKDPESEKLVFAAAATSSCSKVVSGSCRRVSLQEEIKGGSPVGSVSSAAPIRRFNREKISPAGEPTVSRKAEVGGLVDSTRKEASKIRNNVMSNNEIVADTCSKMTRKVSENGVMIPHGSGNGSLSLFKDKDDRSRCQRTNIMASNLLLTDQEPFSNKIRKVEMDSSGGKKITRKRTSDISIGLEKKPTTSLTEHHPDSERKLNQKMCNSEITSLTVNKDMRKDLNEVEAKAETCSFRSVKITSLDGSGQNGSKIMKRPKDAANQNGKTLVTDPRKTNDDVGVKSFLKEYASGQTHALSAFNRANLSKEHAHRLKISGFESESTDAYFDSAMKLLYTASLLEENTTTSDLLTKPGGVDPVNVYSSSAKLSQLCAQEYEKRKEIAATALAYKCIEVACMKMVYCKSSVTKQDLQTNMHMTTLGESPSSSASDVDNLNNQAMDKTILSKSIVHPVNLAVARNQPSVTRLLDLTSDASIAMDASMKSRKAYKEVPVSVKRVVDFSFQNVKEFVSLVQNARDAINFQGSKGNSNMQ from the exons ATGGAGGATACTGAGCTTGAAGAAGGAGAGGCTCGGTTTAATGATAATGACGACAATATTGACCCTGATATTGCTCTCTCTTACATT GACAAAAGGCTTGACAATGTATTGGGCCAGTTTCATAAAGATTTTGAAGGCTTGATATCTAGGGAATCATCGG GGCCTAGATGGGGTGATTATGGGTCGTTTTTACCTATGTATAAGGATCCCCCTACACCCCATTCTCATATGAAGGCTCCAAGTTTCAACAAACCGTGTTTAAATGACAGTAATCGCTTGTTG GTTGCTTCGTTAAATCCAGTCACACCTTCAGGCAATGTTAGACCGATGACTGCATTAAACAATAGAAATGTATCTGGTGATCAGAATGCATTATCTGCTAGTAAAGATTTAAAGAAAAGTGAAAATATTACAAATCCATGTGAGAAAAGGTCATTGAAGGTACGAATTAAAGTAGGTTTTGAAAATCTTGCAAAGAAAAAGGTTGAAGTTTGCAGTAGTCTTGGATTAATTTCTCCATCTTCCTCGAGAAGCAATAATCCCGATGATAGTGGTGGCCCGCCTATTGAATCTCCTAGCAGCTTACTGCGT GATATGACATCTATCTTTGTACCTGGAAACCGTCTGCTTTCACCACTAAATGAGAATCTACTTTGCTTAACAGAAACGAAAACACAAACAAACGGTTCCATTTTTGTTGATGATTCCATTTCTGTTTCTAAACGGGAAGCAACTCAAGTAGCTAAGAAAGTCATGCCTTTCAAGAAAAGAGAAACACAAAAAGAATTGGTTGAAAATAAACTGTTCAGTCCTGAATTTACATGCAAGGAGCCAGACGGAAGCATTGAACAGAAAAACATCAAAAAGTTTTCACTTGATGTAAATGGAAATGGGCGGGTCAAAGCCAATACGGGTCCTTCAATTTGTAAAAGTCAACCTGATGCTTTTAAGCCTGAAACAAATCATTTTAAAGTGAAAGTACCTCAAAGACAGAGCAGGTTAATGGGCATACAAAGTGGTTGTAAAAACGAGGTTGATGTTTCTACGAACAAGACAGACCGATTTGAAGAGAAAGTTGGTCTTAAAACTACCATGCGAGAACCCCTTAAAGTAAAAGTACCTCAAAGTATTGATAAATTGCCGTTTGAAAGAAACAGTAAGTTAACGTGCGTTTCAAAGGAAAACTCGAGGTGTAGTATCTCTAGAGCACTAAAAGACAAAAAAGGTGGTCAAAAAGATATTTTGAAGGTGCGTAATAGCTATAAAGATATACTTGACACAAGTGTGGAGGACCAAGTTATACAAGCTAAGCCATTAGACGTGCCAACTGGTAATGGGACTGTAAAGGAAAATTATGTTAATATAAATGGATCATCTGCTGACGTGGCAGTCCCTCAGCAAACAGAATTGGGTCCCGCAGATCCTTCAGACAATTGGGTAGCATGTGATCGTTGTGAGAAGTGGAGGCTTTTGCCGATTGGTATTGAACCAAAGAGTCTGCCTGATAAATGGGTGTGCAGTATGTTGACATGGCT GCCTGGAATGAATGTATGTGATATTAGTCAGGATGAAACTGCAAAGGCAGTGTATGAAATGAACTTATATTTGATGTTGCAGAATCAGAACAGTGTTTCAGTTAACAATGTGCATTCTGAACGTATGAATTCGAATGTTAATTTGGAGATAACGCCTAATAATAGATTAAAGACGAGTAAGGTCAGACCCGAAGGTAGCAGCTCCAGTCTGATGGAAACTTCACATTCATCGATGGAATATAGACCGAAAAGAAAGTGTTCAAGTGTTTCAAATGAGCAACTGCATGAGAAAAAACTAGTAAGCATGCATGCTAATGGAG GTGATGTGCAGCCTAAAAGGTTGAAAAGAAAGACAGAAAGTGAGAGAGATATGAGTACGTTATCAGACAAAAATGTGGAAATGAATGGGAAGAAACGAAAGTTGAAAGACGGGTGGTCAGAAAGTCAACCTTACGCGAACACAACTTTGGAAAGTGGTGAAGATAGATTAGGAGGAAACGAGAAGAGATTAAAGACTTGTTGTAACACCGAGGAGGTTAAAGATAATAAAGTAAGAACAATGAAAATCAGATTGTCGACTAGTAGTAAGCAGAATTTAGCTCAGGATAAAAATACAGAGAAAGTTACTTGTTTAAACAAGGATCCGGAATCTGAAAAATTAGTGTTTGCTGCTGCCGCCACCTCAAGTTGTTCGAAGGTGGTTTCTGGTTCTTGTAGAAGGGTTAGTTTGCAAGAAGAAATAAAAGGTGGGTCACCTGTAGGATCCGTCTCGTCAGCAGCTCCTATAAGACGTTTTAATCGCGAAAAAATCTCACCTGCTGGTGAACCAACGGTTTCAAGAAAGGCGGAAGTTGGTGGATTAGTCGATTCTACGCGTAAAGAAGCCTCCAAGATTAGAAATAATGTTATGTCAAATAATGAGATTGTTGCCGATACTTGTAGTAAAATGACCAGGAAAGTAAGTGAAAATGGTGTCATGATTCCACACGGGTCTGGGAATGGATCTTTGTCATTGTTTAAAGATAAAGATGATAGATCCAGGTGTCAAAGAACGAATATAATGGCATCAAATTTGTTATTGACTGATCAAGAACCATTttctaataaaattagaaaagtggAAATGGATTCAAGCGGTGGCAAGAAGATTACTAGAAAACGAACAAGTGACATCAGCATTGGACTTGAGAAGAAGCCGACAACATCATTGACCGAGCATCATCCTGATTCTGAACGTAAATTGAATCAAAAAATGTGCAATTCTGAAATAACATCGTTAACTGTAAACAAAGATATGAGAAAGGACTTGAATGAGGTAGAGGCAAAAGCGGAGACTTGCTCTTTCAGATCCGTGAAAATTACCAGTTTGGATGGTtcgggtcaaaatgggtcaaagATCATGAAACGTCCTAAAGATGCCGCTAATCAGAACGGTAAAACCCTTGTGACTGATCCTCGTAAAACGAACGATGATGTCGGTGTTAAAAGTTTCTTGAAGGAGTATGCATCTGGTCAAACTCATGCTTTGTCTGCCTTCAATAGAGCTAATTTGTCGAAAGAACATGCCCATCGTTTAAAG ATTTCTGGATTTGAAAGTGAAAGCACCGATGCATACTTTGACTCTGCTATGAAGCTACTTTATACTGCTTCTCTTCTTGAAGAAAACACCACCACCTCTGACTTGTTGACCAAGCCAGGAGGAGTTGACCCAGTCAATGTTTACAGCTCATCTGCTAAACTTTCTCA ACTTTGTGCTCAAGAATATGAGAAACGGAAAGAAATTGCTGCTACAGCACTGGCCTATAAATGCATAGAAGTAGCGTGTATGAAGATGGTCTATTGCAAAAGTTCAGTCACTAAGCAAGATCTGCAAACAAATATGCATATGACTACTCTTG GTGAATCACCATCGTCATCTGCATCTGATGTTGATAACTTAAACAATCAAGCAATGGATAAGACCATTTTATCAAAGAGTATTGTGCACCCTGTAAACCTGGCTGTTGCTCGAAACCAACCCAGTGTTACGAGGCTACTTGATTTG ACAAGTGATGCAAGTATTGCAATGGATGCGTCTATGAAATCAAGGAAGGCTTACAAAGAGGTACCTGTTTCAGTCAAAAGGGTTGTTGACTTCAGCTTTCAAAATGTTAAAGAGTTTGTAAGTTTGGTACAAAATGCTCGTGACGCCATTAATTTTCAAGGCTCTAAAGGCAATAGTAACATGCAGTAA
- the LOC139891333 gene encoding BI1-like protein, whose product MFEFTRINTKDDHEGDIEQGTLYPGISYGENQLRWGFIRKVYGILAAQMVLTTAVSCLTVLYAPINDLLRANSGLLLFLVFLPFILLWPLHVYQQKHPLNFVFLGLFTASLSLTVGISCANTDGKIVLEALILTSAVVSALTTYTFWASKKGKDFSFLGPILFTSLVILIVTSFMQMFFPLGPVTNAIIGGFGAVLFSGYIIYDTENLIKRFTYDEYIWASVTLYLDILNLFLTILRMLRQGDN is encoded by the exons ATGTTTGAATTCACAAGGATTAACACAAAAGATGATCATGAAGGTGACATTGAACAAGGAACTCTGTACCCTGGAATCAGCTATGGCGAAAACCAGCTACGTTGGGGTTTCATCCGTAAAGTGTACGGAATTCTCGCTGCTCAGATGGTTTTAACCACCGCCGTTTCGTGTCTCACCGTCCTCTATGCTCCGATTAACGATCTCCTTCGCGCCAATTCTGGACTATTGTTGTTTCTCGTGTTCTTACCCTTCATAT TGTTGTGGCCGTTGCATGTCTATCAACAAAAGCATCCACTCAACTTTGTATTCCTTGGACTGTTCACTGCATCTCTAAGTCTCACTGTAGGCATAAGCTGTGCCAACACCGATG GAAAGATTGTGCTCGAAGCTTTGATTTTAACCTCAGCAGTGGTTTCGGCTCTTACTACATATACTTTCTGGGCATCAAAGAAGGGCAAGGACTTTAGCTTCTTGGGACCAATTTTGTTCACCAGCCTTGTTATTCTCATCGTCACTAGTTTTATGCag ATGTTTTTCCCTCTGGGACCTGTGACAAATGCGATTATTGGTGGATTTGGTGCTGTATTGTTTTCTGGGTACATAATATACGACACTGAGAATTTGATTAAGAGGTTTACTTATGACGAGTACATCTGGGCATCAGTCACTCTATATCTTGACATACTTAACCTCTTCCTTACGATCCTAAGGATGCTTAGACAAGGAGATAATTAG